The Flavobacterium marginilacus genome window below encodes:
- the dnaX gene encoding DNA polymerase III subunit gamma/tau, with product MEQFVVSARKYRPQTFKDVVGQKAITNTLLNAIESNHLASALLFTGPRGVGKTTCARILARKINQPGYDDPNEDFAFNVFELDAASNNSVDDIRNLIDQVRIPPQTGQYKVYIIDEVHMLSSAAFNAFLKTLEEPPKHAIFILATTEKHKIIPTILSRCQIFDFKRITVKDAKEHLADVASSQGVAFEDDALHIIAQKADGAMRDALSIFDRVVSFCGNNLTRQAVTENLNVLDYETYVTITDLLLENKIPDLLIAFNDILAKGFDAHHFVSGLATHFRDLLVSKTPSTLILLEVGEQAQKMYGIQAQKCSQDFLLKGIDIANDCDLKYKASQNQRLLVELCLMQLASITYDGEKKKLSNL from the coding sequence ATGGAACAATTTGTAGTATCGGCCCGTAAATACCGTCCTCAGACATTTAAAGATGTAGTGGGGCAAAAAGCGATTACCAATACGCTGCTCAATGCCATAGAAAGCAATCACTTAGCTTCTGCCCTTTTATTCACAGGACCTCGTGGTGTCGGAAAAACAACTTGTGCCCGTATTTTGGCCCGAAAAATAAATCAGCCAGGATATGATGATCCGAATGAAGATTTTGCATTTAATGTGTTCGAACTCGATGCTGCTTCAAACAATTCCGTTGATGACATTCGTAATTTGATCGATCAGGTTCGTATCCCGCCACAAACCGGACAATACAAAGTATATATCATTGACGAGGTGCACATGTTATCTTCTGCGGCTTTTAATGCTTTCCTGAAAACATTGGAAGAACCGCCAAAACATGCCATTTTTATATTGGCTACCACCGAAAAACACAAGATTATCCCAACGATATTATCGCGCTGCCAGATATTTGATTTCAAAAGAATTACCGTAAAAGACGCCAAGGAACATCTTGCCGATGTAGCTTCGAGTCAAGGTGTAGCTTTTGAAGATGATGCACTGCATATTATTGCACAAAAGGCAGATGGCGCCATGCGTGATGCTTTGTCAATTTTTGACCGAGTAGTTTCTTTTTGCGGAAACAATTTAACCCGTCAGGCCGTAACTGAGAATTTAAATGTTTTAGATTACGAAACCTACGTTACAATTACCGATTTACTTCTGGAAAATAAAATACCAGACTTATTAATCGCATTCAATGATATTCTAGCCAAAGGTTTTGATGCTCATCATTTTGTTTCTGGATTAGCCACTCATTTTAGAGATTTATTGGTAAGCAAAACTCCTTCTACTCTTATTTTGCTGGAAGTTGGTGAGCAGGCACAGAAAATGTACGGAATTCAGGCTCAAAAATGCAGTCAAGACTTTTTGTTAAAAGGAATCGATATTGCAAATGACTGCGATTTAAAATACAAAGCCAGTCAAAATCAGCGATTACTTGTCGAACTTTGTTTGATGCAGCTTGCCTCTATCACTTATGATGGAGAAAAAAAAAAGTTGAGCAATTTATAA
- the menA gene encoding 1,4-dihydroxy-2-naphthoate octaprenyltransferase, giving the protein MKHWIEAARLRTLPLSVSGIIVGSMYAQANPTNEILTPSEVFNWKIFAFALLTTLGLQVLSNFANDYGDGVKGTDNEDRVGPKRAIQSGVITPQAMKKALVITSVLTLFSAIFLIYLAFGESNLVYSLFYLVLGILAIASAIRYTVGSSAYGYRGYGDIFVFVFFGLVSTLGVNFLYSKQLDAILILPAIAVGLLSVAVLNLNNMRDQASDAKSGKNTVVVKIGSEKAKKYHYFLIITAMVSVIAFAVLSNFRFDQYLFLLAYIPLTKHLITVSKNQDPKLLDPELKKVALSTFLLSILLSLSMISLISDIIVNVFLGGR; this is encoded by the coding sequence ATGAAACACTGGATTGAAGCAGCAAGATTAAGAACATTACCATTATCCGTATCCGGAATTATAGTGGGAAGTATGTATGCACAGGCAAACCCAACCAATGAGATACTGACACCAAGTGAAGTTTTCAACTGGAAAATATTTGCGTTTGCATTATTAACAACTTTGGGGCTGCAGGTGCTTTCCAATTTTGCTAATGACTACGGTGACGGTGTAAAAGGGACCGACAATGAAGACAGAGTAGGGCCAAAACGTGCTATTCAAAGCGGTGTAATCACTCCGCAGGCAATGAAAAAAGCTTTGGTGATTACTTCAGTGCTTACATTATTTTCGGCCATATTCTTGATTTACTTAGCTTTTGGAGAGAGTAATCTTGTGTATTCTTTGTTTTACTTGGTATTAGGAATTTTGGCTATAGCTTCTGCAATTCGTTATACTGTCGGAAGTTCTGCTTACGGATATCGTGGCTATGGAGATATATTTGTCTTTGTTTTCTTTGGTTTGGTAAGTACGCTTGGAGTTAATTTTTTGTATTCAAAACAATTAGACGCCATTTTAATTTTGCCTGCAATCGCTGTCGGATTGTTGAGCGTAGCAGTTTTGAATCTGAACAATATGCGTGATCAGGCATCGGATGCTAAATCAGGAAAAAACACAGTCGTGGTGAAAATTGGTTCTGAAAAAGCTAAAAAGTACCATTATTTCTTAATCATTACCGCTATGGTTTCGGTAATTGCTTTTGCTGTTCTGAGTAATTTCCGTTTTGATCAATACTTGTTTTTATTGGCATATATTCCGCTGACAAAGCATTTAATCACAGTTTCTAAAAATCAAGATCCAAAACTGCTTGATCCAGAATTGAAAAAAGTAGCTTTGAGTACCTTTTTGCTTTCAATATTATTGTCTTTATCAATGATTTCGCTGATTTCGGACATCATTGTGAATGTTTTCTTAGGAGGAAGATAA
- a CDS encoding acetate uptake transporter, giving the protein MENKLANPAPLGLLGFGMTTILLNIHNLGFFPVSAVIISMGIFYGGLAQIIAGILSYKNGKTFAGTAFTSYGFFWLTLVGIWLFPNTGFEMAGTTPAPFFGCYLTLWGIFTAFMWWGTWGGSKVQQFVFLSLTILFFVLAIEKITCNESLAPIAGGIGVICGSSAFYLAVAELLEEVKNKRVLPY; this is encoded by the coding sequence ATGGAAAACAAATTAGCTAATCCTGCGCCTTTAGGGCTTTTGGGTTTCGGAATGACCACAATTTTATTAAACATTCACAATTTGGGATTTTTCCCAGTAAGTGCTGTAATTATTTCAATGGGAATTTTTTATGGCGGTCTAGCCCAAATAATTGCAGGAATACTATCATACAAAAACGGTAAAACCTTTGCCGGTACCGCTTTCACCTCATACGGTTTCTTTTGGCTTACCTTGGTTGGCATTTGGCTTTTTCCAAATACAGGATTTGAAATGGCAGGCACAACTCCTGCTCCTTTTTTTGGCTGTTATCTAACGCTTTGGGGGATTTTCACCGCTTTTATGTGGTGGGGAACTTGGGGTGGCAGTAAAGTACAGCAATTTGTGTTCTTATCTTTGACCATTTTGTTTTTTGTTTTAGCCATAGAAAAAATCACCTGTAATGAATCCTTAGCTCCAATCGCTGGAGGAATTGGTGTAATCTGCGGAAGCAGTGCTTTTTACTTAGCTGTTGCTGAACTTTTGGAAGAAGTTAAAAACAAAAGAGTTTTACCTTATTAA
- a CDS encoding 1,4-dihydroxy-2-naphthoyl-CoA synthase: MDWITAREFEDITYKKCNGVARIAFNRPNVRNAFRPKTTSELYQAFYDAQEDTSIGVVLLSAEGPSTKDGVYSFCSGGDQNARGHQGYVGDDGQHRLNILEVQRLIRFMPKVVIAVVPGWAVGGGHSLHVVCDMTLASKEHAVFKQTDADVTSFDGGYGSAYLAKMVGQKKAREIFFLGRNYSAQEAFEMGMVNAVIPHDELEETAYQWAQEVLAKSPTSIKMLKFAMNLTDDGMVGQQVFAGEATRLAYMTEEAKEGRNAFLEKRKPNFEKKWLP, encoded by the coding sequence ATGGATTGGATAACCGCCAGAGAATTTGAAGATATAACTTATAAAAAATGCAATGGTGTTGCGCGAATTGCATTTAACAGACCTAATGTACGCAACGCTTTTAGACCAAAAACGACATCTGAATTATATCAAGCTTTTTATGATGCACAAGAGGATACTTCGATAGGAGTGGTTTTGCTTTCTGCTGAAGGACCTTCGACTAAGGATGGAGTGTACTCGTTTTGCAGCGGTGGGGATCAAAATGCCCGTGGACACCAAGGTTATGTGGGAGATGACGGGCAGCATCGTTTGAATATTCTTGAAGTTCAGCGATTGATTCGTTTTATGCCGAAAGTGGTTATTGCGGTCGTTCCTGGTTGGGCAGTTGGCGGAGGTCATAGTTTACATGTGGTTTGTGATATGACTTTGGCGAGTAAAGAGCATGCTGTTTTTAAACAGACAGATGCTGATGTTACAAGTTTTGACGGGGGATATGGATCTGCTTATCTTGCCAAAATGGTTGGACAGAAAAAAGCCCGTGAAATTTTCTTCTTGGGTCGCAATTATTCTGCTCAAGAGGCTTTTGAAATGGGTATGGTCAATGCCGTTATTCCTCACGATGAATTGGAAGAAACTGCTTATCAGTGGGCCCAGGAGGTATTGGCTAAATCGCCAACATCGATTAAAATGCTGAAATTTGCTATGAATCTTACTGATGATGGTATGGTAGGGCAACAAGTTTTTGCTGGTGAAGCGACGAGACTTGCATATATGACGGAAGAAGCCAAAGAAGGAAGAAACGCGTTTCTTGAAAAGCGTAAACCAAATTTTGAAAAAAAATGGCTGCCGTAA
- a CDS encoding o-succinylbenzoate synthase: protein MKAVYHKYILNFKRPSGTSRGVLNEKETWFIVLEENGKKGIGECGILRGLSIDDHPDYEEKLRWVCNNIQLGKDELWEALLEFPSIQFGIEMAFLSLESQNPFLLFPSDFTNGTKSIEINGLVWMGEEAFMKQQIEEKLADGFRCIKLKIGAIDFDKELQLLRYIREHFTMEQIEIRVDANGAFDSNEALFKLNQLSGFKLHSIEQPIKKNNTDSMSELCKSTPFPIALDEELIGVFTLAEKEDLLLKIKPQYIILKPSFVGGFRGTQEWILLAEKHNIGWWITSALESNIGLNAIAQWTFTLNNPMPQGLGTGALYTNNFDCPLTVFQGQLWYSNDLDWNLDINKTFGS from the coding sequence ATGAAAGCAGTCTATCATAAATACATCCTAAACTTCAAACGCCCATCAGGTACTTCCCGCGGTGTGCTGAACGAAAAAGAAACCTGGTTTATCGTTTTGGAAGAAAACGGCAAAAAAGGAATAGGCGAGTGCGGCATCCTAAGAGGTTTGAGTATTGACGACCATCCCGATTATGAAGAAAAATTACGATGGGTTTGCAATAATATTCAACTTGGGAAAGATGAGCTTTGGGAAGCATTGTTAGAATTTCCATCAATACAGTTTGGAATAGAAATGGCGTTTCTGTCTTTGGAAAGTCAAAATCCTTTTTTACTATTTCCTTCAGACTTTACAAACGGTACAAAATCAATCGAAATAAACGGCTTGGTTTGGATGGGAGAAGAGGCTTTTATGAAGCAGCAGATTGAGGAAAAATTAGCAGATGGTTTTCGTTGTATAAAACTCAAAATTGGAGCCATAGATTTTGATAAAGAACTGCAGTTATTGCGGTATATTCGGGAGCATTTCACAATGGAACAAATCGAAATAAGAGTCGATGCAAACGGTGCTTTTGATTCAAATGAAGCTTTATTTAAATTGAATCAATTGTCTGGTTTTAAATTGCATAGTATTGAACAGCCGATTAAAAAAAACAACACTGACAGTATGTCAGAGCTGTGTAAATCTACTCCTTTTCCTATTGCTTTGGATGAAGAATTGATCGGCGTTTTTACGTTAGCCGAAAAAGAAGATTTACTGCTAAAAATCAAACCTCAATACATTATTTTAAAGCCTAGTTTTGTGGGTGGTTTTCGTGGTACGCAAGAATGGATTTTATTAGCTGAAAAACACAATATCGGCTGGTGGATTACATCGGCTTTGGAAAGTAATATTGGGTTGAATGCAATCGCGCAATGGACATTTACACTTAATAATCCGATGCCTCAGGGTTTAGGAACTGGAGCGTTGTACACTAATAATTTTGATTGTCCTCTGACGGTTTTTCAAGGACAATTATGGTACAGTAATGATTTGGATTGGAATTTGGATATAAACAAAACTTTTGGGTCTTAA
- a CDS encoding tetratricopeptide repeat protein, with translation MTKKLLLFITFLSGVNTFAQQDGYWDKDRSTTKEINVSARDRIVIKTEDLPLGTTEIVYRITLLDENQQLASSLVSVLKSIPDPTGISQGSAGAVFVLSKISGDDKCTYAIFSTDKLAADYKDSGKTLESCLAQDEPVSKDAKRLSIDKSSCLSDTSSALWFGFESKNWIMKQKIVLEVVPWVDKKLSRGWSVDNRKMIIDQCKTSNMAQKMTNSDNFCVCVLDKIQSKYRYQEFQKLLAVERSKVFKDAGDSCFGEKSTSSAVYSDLRKEASLLIKKGKYGDAIAKLSIIIDDSKGTVLDYSTIGNSYLMTKQYGKALKYLLDGEKLDSTELLVQLNLAHAYLLNDNYKEAKKIYKKYQSQNVTDSLSWIQKTEDDFKAFQKAGIKNEDFERVLKLIRE, from the coding sequence ATGACCAAAAAACTTCTTTTATTCATAACATTTCTTTCTGGAGTAAATACATTTGCGCAACAAGACGGTTATTGGGATAAAGACCGATCCACAACTAAGGAAATCAACGTTTCAGCAAGAGACCGAATCGTTATTAAAACCGAGGATTTACCTTTGGGAACCACCGAAATTGTTTATAGAATAACACTTTTGGACGAAAATCAGCAGCTGGCCAGCAGTTTGGTTTCGGTGCTAAAATCAATTCCCGATCCAACAGGAATCAGTCAGGGGTCAGCGGGTGCTGTTTTTGTGCTGTCTAAAATATCAGGAGACGATAAATGTACTTACGCTATTTTTTCTACCGATAAATTGGCCGCAGATTACAAAGATTCTGGGAAAACACTAGAGTCATGCTTAGCTCAGGATGAACCCGTAAGCAAAGATGCCAAAAGGCTTTCGATTGATAAATCAAGCTGTCTAAGTGATACTTCATCTGCTTTATGGTTTGGTTTCGAAAGTAAAAATTGGATTATGAAGCAAAAAATCGTTTTGGAAGTTGTGCCTTGGGTCGATAAAAAATTAAGCCGTGGATGGAGCGTAGATAATCGAAAAATGATTATCGACCAATGCAAAACCTCCAATATGGCTCAAAAAATGACCAATTCGGATAACTTTTGTGTATGTGTTTTGGATAAAATCCAATCCAAGTATAGATATCAGGAGTTTCAAAAATTATTGGCAGTAGAACGCTCCAAAGTTTTTAAAGATGCAGGGGATTCCTGTTTTGGCGAAAAAAGCACTTCCAGCGCTGTTTATTCTGATCTGCGTAAAGAAGCCTCCCTTTTGATAAAAAAGGGCAAATACGGTGATGCAATTGCGAAATTGAGTATAATTATCGATGATAGTAAAGGAACGGTTTTAGATTATAGCACTATCGGAAATAGTTACCTGATGACCAAACAATACGGAAAAGCATTAAAATACCTGCTGGATGGCGAAAAACTGGACAGTACTGAATTATTGGTTCAATTGAATCTCGCTCACGCATACCTGCTGAACGATAATTACAAAGAAGCTAAAAAAATCTACAAGAAATACCAAAGTCAAAACGTAACTGACAGCTTGAGCTGGATTCAAAAAACCGAAGACGATTTTAAGGCTTTTCAAAAAGCCGGAATTAAGAATGAGGATTTTGAGAGAGTTTTGAAATTGATAAGAGAGTAA
- a CDS encoding metal-dependent hydrolase, whose protein sequence is MKITFYGHASLGVEVSGRKIIVDPYISANPKASHIDINTLEADFILLTHAHGDHILDVEAIAKRTNAVIISNAEIAGYYGKKGFQSHPMNHGGSWNFDFGKVKYVNAIHSSSFPDGSNGGNPGGFVIEGEHKNIYIAGDTALTMDMKLIPMRTKLDLAIFPIGDNFTMDVDDAIIASDFVDCDKILGIHYDTFGYIEINHEEAIKKFFDKGKDLMLLEIGDFIEL, encoded by the coding sequence ATGAAAATAACATTCTACGGTCACGCCTCTTTGGGAGTTGAAGTAAGTGGCAGGAAAATTATCGTTGACCCTTATATTTCGGCAAATCCAAAAGCTTCACATATTGATATTAATACGCTGGAGGCCGATTTTATTCTGTTGACTCATGCACACGGCGATCATATACTCGATGTCGAAGCTATTGCCAAAAGAACCAATGCCGTAATTATTTCCAATGCTGAAATCGCAGGATATTATGGTAAAAAAGGTTTTCAATCACACCCAATGAATCATGGCGGAAGCTGGAATTTCGATTTTGGAAAAGTAAAATATGTCAACGCAATTCATTCCAGTTCATTTCCTGATGGCAGCAATGGAGGCAATCCGGGCGGTTTTGTAATCGAAGGCGAACACAAAAACATCTATATTGCAGGCGATACAGCCTTAACTATGGACATGAAACTTATCCCAATGCGGACTAAACTTGATTTAGCAATTTTTCCTATCGGCGACAATTTCACTATGGATGTTGATGATGCCATAATCGCCTCCGATTTTGTGGACTGCGATAAGATCCTAGGTATTCATTATGATACCTTTGGCTATATCGAAATCAATCACGAAGAAGCTATCAAAAAGTTTTTTGACAAAGGAAAAGACTTGATGCTTCTTGAAATAGGCGATTTCATTGAATTGTAA
- a CDS encoding ATP-binding protein: MHSSFEILKTIFERESFNAKIKAFRSQFRGVKKDRFLPLQIIITISAEIKEKRTFIQISDNGKGIEKEIESKIFLPFFTTRKEGAGIGLTLSKNIT; this comes from the coding sequence ATGCATTCATCATTTGAAATACTAAAAACAATATTTGAGCGAGAATCTTTTAATGCCAAAATAAAAGCATTTAGAAGTCAGTTTAGAGGAGTTAAGAAAGATAGATTTCTTCCTCTTCAGATTATTATTACAATTTCGGCAGAAATCAAAGAAAAAAGAACCTTCATCCAAATTTCAGATAATGGAAAAGGAATCGAAAAAGAAATTGAGAGCAAAATATTCCTGCCATTCTTTACAACCCGCAAAGAGGGAGCTGGAATTGGCTTAACTTTATCCAAAAATATTACCTAA
- a CDS encoding IS982 family transposase has protein sequence MICFDKITDIFSIVDEFCKDFDKTTQSFLLGKPSKRPSIMSKSEVITIYLLFHLSGFRCFKHYYIFYVQKHMQNEFPNTVSYNRFLELMQSVLLPMTIFAKTCCLGNCTGISFVDSTPIRVCKNKRISRNKVFKGIATTGKSTMGWFHGFKLHIIINDKGELLSFAVTQANVDDREPLKNEGFLNAIFGKLFGDKGYISEKLSQLLFVDGIQLITSIRNNMKNSLMEMSDKILLRKRSIIETVNDELKNICQVEHSRHRSFTNFLSNLIAGIIAYNFLPKKPSLKYETIKTNQLAVFY, from the coding sequence ATGATTTGTTTTGATAAAATTACAGATATTTTTTCTATTGTTGATGAATTTTGCAAAGATTTTGATAAAACCACACAGTCTTTTCTGCTAGGAAAACCTTCCAAACGTCCTTCGATTATGTCAAAATCAGAAGTAATTACAATTTATTTACTTTTTCATTTGAGTGGTTTTCGCTGTTTCAAGCATTATTACATTTTTTATGTCCAAAAGCATATGCAAAATGAATTTCCTAATACAGTTTCTTATAATCGCTTTTTAGAACTAATGCAAAGTGTTCTTTTGCCAATGACAATTTTTGCCAAAACCTGTTGCTTAGGCAATTGCACAGGCATTTCGTTTGTAGACTCAACACCAATTAGAGTTTGTAAAAACAAACGAATCAGTAGAAACAAAGTTTTTAAAGGTATTGCCACTACAGGGAAATCTACAATGGGCTGGTTTCATGGGTTTAAACTCCACATCATCATTAATGACAAAGGAGAATTGTTAAGTTTTGCTGTAACTCAAGCCAACGTAGATGATAGAGAGCCACTGAAAAATGAGGGCTTTTTGAATGCTATTTTCGGAAAACTATTTGGTGATAAAGGATATATAAGCGAGAAACTCTCTCAATTATTATTTGTTGATGGAATCCAATTAATTACAAGTATTCGAAATAATATGAAAAATAGTTTGATGGAAATGAGTGATAAAATTTTACTCCGTAAACGTTCAATAATAGAAACGGTTAACGATGAACTTAAAAATATTTGCCAAGTTGAACATTCTAGACATCGTTCATTTACCAACTTTTTGTCAAATCTTATCGCTGGAATAATTGCTTATAATTTTCTGCCTAAAAAACCTTCTTTGAAATACGAAACGATTAAAACTAACCAATTGGCTGTATTTTATTAA
- a CDS encoding DNA polymerase III subunit gamma/tau — MSLSSIRAKKALEENLKGFVKEDNTILPTESFTETEMLLQWTKYAERLGSKGYKIMESLLLINDPKLNGTKITFELPNEGSKLDFEKEMIGLLGHLRGHLHNHDITIEVNVNESIEIKRSFTDQDRYNRLLEINPNIELLRTTFGLDLDA; from the coding sequence TTGTCCCTTTCCAGTATCCGAGCCAAAAAAGCTTTAGAAGAAAACTTAAAAGGATTTGTAAAGGAAGACAACACTATACTTCCTACGGAGTCATTTACTGAAACAGAAATGCTTCTGCAATGGACAAAATATGCCGAACGCCTTGGAAGCAAAGGCTATAAAATTATGGAATCGTTATTACTTATTAACGACCCAAAATTAAACGGCACAAAAATCACCTTTGAACTACCCAATGAAGGATCTAAATTAGATTTTGAAAAAGAAATGATTGGTCTTTTAGGACATTTGCGGGGACATTTACACAATCACGACATAACTATCGAAGTAAATGTAAATGAAAGCATAGAGATAAAAAGAAGCTTTACTGATCAGGACCGCTACAACCGTCTTTTGGAAATAAACCCGAATATCGAATTATTACGGACTACTTTTGGCCTGGATTTAGATGCCTAA
- a CDS encoding PH domain-containing protein has product MENFTNETIDTTQLPKYEEVEFSVLHPDYWKVILISLATFFLIVGIGGGILLFFDNELTPFILELCILYMVLLVIVIFFSRLSFKKKGFAFRNHDVLFRHGIIATNTLVIPYNRVQHVSLHEGLISRFFGLAKVEIFTAGGSSSDIMIPGIAKEQAENIKQLLMGKIQKQL; this is encoded by the coding sequence ATGGAAAATTTCACAAACGAAACAATAGATACGACCCAATTGCCAAAATATGAGGAAGTTGAATTCTCGGTTTTACATCCTGATTATTGGAAAGTGATTTTAATATCGCTTGCCACATTCTTCTTGATTGTTGGAATAGGAGGAGGGATTTTATTGTTTTTTGATAATGAATTAACTCCATTTATTCTTGAATTATGTATTCTTTACATGGTTTTATTGGTTATCGTGATTTTCTTTTCGAGATTGAGTTTTAAGAAAAAAGGTTTTGCTTTTAGAAATCACGATGTATTATTCAGACACGGAATAATTGCTACTAATACTCTTGTAATTCCTTATAACAGAGTGCAGCATGTATCTTTACATGAAGGCTTGATTTCTCGTTTTTTTGGTTTGGCTAAAGTCGAAATCTTTACTGCAGGAGGCAGTTCAAGTGATATAATGATACCTGGAATTGCAAAAGAACAGGCCGAGAACATCAAACAGCTGTTGATGGGTAAAATTCAAAAACAATTATAA
- a CDS encoding PH domain-containing protein — protein MSADFNQPQRQSIVGILVLFFYSLQEYAKALWPILVIWIFKFNEINKGYLFGGTLAIFIIIGIISYLKYLNFTFYIDQDSDEFIITEGVFNKTKTAIHLFKIQQVNINQSLIQRLAGVFELAVDTAGSNKKEGNIKAISHALALDLKARLLENDKKSTVNANAHIDSDEFFAEKTADAEIPFMKISFLSLLKIGITSNYVKSFFILLAFFISLFDHIKQITGRDILHDENIEDYVDANQIAAVFLILFILFFLTVIVINLVKTIFTFFDYKIARQKGSLLLSYGLLNTKITIIKPEKVQITSVTQNFFQKKMDILHLKIKQATGGEKEDHKQHIEIPGCNKLEKDEILKLLFKKIPEKGVMLKPNFRKLGFSVFLTIGLPLLGYYFVRDLIIEELPNIDYFVMLYVIFVGIIQFFIFRNNRLYINDDFIILQSGAWDITNKIILPHKIQAITTSQLFWHKNINIGSLTLHTAGGNISFHLGNFTAIKQYVNLWLYEMETSDSNWM, from the coding sequence ATGAGTGCCGATTTTAATCAGCCGCAACGACAGTCCATTGTGGGGATTTTGGTACTATTTTTCTATTCTCTTCAGGAATATGCCAAGGCTTTATGGCCGATTTTGGTCATTTGGATTTTTAAATTCAATGAAATTAACAAAGGCTATTTGTTTGGAGGTACTTTGGCTATTTTTATCATTATTGGAATCATTTCCTATTTAAAATATTTAAATTTTACTTTTTATATCGATCAGGATAGTGACGAATTTATTATTACCGAAGGTGTTTTTAATAAAACTAAAACAGCTATTCACCTTTTTAAAATTCAGCAGGTAAATATTAACCAATCCTTGATCCAAAGATTGGCTGGTGTTTTTGAATTGGCAGTTGATACCGCTGGTTCCAATAAAAAGGAAGGAAATATAAAAGCCATTTCACATGCATTAGCTTTAGACTTAAAGGCTCGTTTATTAGAAAATGATAAAAAAAGTACAGTTAATGCAAACGCTCATATAGATTCTGATGAATTTTTTGCAGAAAAAACAGCTGATGCAGAAATTCCTTTTATGAAAATCAGTTTTTTGAGTTTGCTGAAAATCGGAATTACGTCTAATTATGTAAAAAGCTTTTTTATATTGTTGGCATTTTTTATTTCGCTTTTTGATCACATCAAGCAAATTACTGGAAGAGATATTTTACATGATGAAAATATAGAGGATTATGTTGATGCCAATCAAATTGCTGCAGTATTTTTGATTTTATTTATTCTTTTCTTTTTGACTGTTATCGTTATTAATTTAGTTAAAACCATTTTTACTTTTTTTGATTATAAAATTGCAAGACAAAAAGGTTCGTTGTTACTTTCTTATGGGCTGTTAAATACTAAAATAACGATCATAAAGCCTGAAAAAGTGCAGATTACAAGTGTTACTCAGAATTTTTTTCAAAAGAAAATGGATATTTTACATCTGAAAATAAAACAGGCCACGGGAGGGGAAAAAGAAGACCACAAACAGCATATTGAAATTCCAGGCTGTAATAAATTAGAGAAAGACGAAATTCTGAAATTATTATTTAAAAAAATCCCTGAAAAAGGAGTGATGCTAAAGCCTAATTTTAGAAAGCTTGGTTTTTCTGTTTTTCTGACGATCGGATTACCGTTGTTAGGTTACTATTTTGTTAGAGATTTGATAATAGAGGAATTGCCGAATATTGATTATTTTGTTATGCTATATGTTATTTTTGTTGGGATTATTCAGTTTTTTATATTCAGAAACAACCGGCTTTATATCAATGATGACTTTATAATCCTTCAGAGCGGTGCATGGGATATTACCAATAAAATTATTTTACCTCATAAAATTCAGGCGATTACAACTTCACAGTTGTTTTGGCACAAAAATATCAATATAGGATCCTTAACTTTGCATACCGCAGGTGGAAATATTAGTTTTCATTTGGGTAATTTTACGGCAATAAAACAATACGTCAATCTTTGGCTTTACGAAATGGAAACTTCCGACAGCAATTGGATGTAA